In one window of Cynocephalus volans isolate mCynVol1 chromosome 6, mCynVol1.pri, whole genome shotgun sequence DNA:
- the RPP38 gene encoding ribonuclease P protein subunit p38 yields MAAAPQAPGRGSVRKTRPLIVKTSLNNPYTICWSPLEREDMHFILQTLEDKFKSLGFQKIEDKKKKKKTTFLKKQSREKCSIDVEISEDLEGKKPDANQQVSGWTPVLVRKQLAIGVNEVTRALERNDLLLVLVCKSVKPAIITSHLIQLSLSRTVPACQVPRLSERIAPVIGLKCVLALGFKKNTTDFVEEIRAIIPRVPCLNVPWLQDRSEDTGENLETESLESQDKEILETSFEDISKHKRKLVEGQQASAVTLQPLKIKKLIPNPNKIRKPPKSKKSTSK; encoded by the coding sequence ATGGCTGCAGCTCCTCAAGCACCAGGGAGGGGATCTGTTCGTAAGACGAGACCTTTAATTGTAAAGACATCGCTGAACAATCCATACACTATTTGCTGGAGCCCCCTGGAGAGAGAGGATATGCACTTTATATTACAGACTCTTGAAGACAAGTTTAAATCGCTTGGATTTCAGAAGATTGaggataagaagaaaaagaaaaaaacaactttcctaaaaaaacaaagcagagagaAATGCAGCATAGACGTTGAAATTAGTGAGGATCTGGAGGGGAAAAAGCCAGACGCTAACCAGCAAGTGTCAGGGTGGACACCTGTGCTTGTGAGGAAGCAGCTGGCCATTGGCGTTAATGAAGTTACCCGCGCCCTGGAGAGGAATGACCTGCTTTTAGTGCTAGTGTGTAAGTCGGTCAAGCCTGCCATTATCACCTCCCACTTGATTCAGTTAAGTTTAAGCAGAACTGTCCCTGCCTGTCAGGTTCCCCGGCTCAGTGAGAGAATTGCCCCTGTCATTGGCTTAAAATGTGTTCTAGCCTTGGGGTTCAAAAAAAACACCACTGACTTTGTTGAAGAAATAAGAGCTATCATTCCCAGAGTACCCTGCTTAAATGTGCCATGGCTTCAAGACAGGAGTGAAGATACTGGGGAAAATTTAGAGACTGAATCTTTGGAAAGCCAAGACAAAGAGATTTTGGAAACTTCATTTGAAGACATCTCAAAACATAAGAGAAAGCTTGTTGAAGGTCAGCAGGCTTCTGCGGTCACATTGCAACCccttaaaataaagaaactgattcCAAACCCTAATAAGATAAGGAAACCACCCAAAAGTAAAAAAAGTACTTCAAAGTAA